Part of the Vulpes vulpes isolate BD-2025 chromosome 13, VulVul3, whole genome shotgun sequence genome, TTGAGAAGAGATTCAAAGTAAGTATAAGCAAGTTATTCTTGAGTAAGGAGGGGCACAAGAAGCCCCAAGAGGCCATGCTTTCCATTTGATCTGAATGCAAAAGAAGGTAATGGCATTCTAAAAAGCAGGAATGACTGGAACCTGGTCCTATCCTTTTTCTACTCCTgttacttttatttcctcatgCCACTTTCCTTCATTAGCCATCCACTTATGGTGAAAATGAcaacttaggaaaaaaagagaacaggggagctcctagtttttcttttagtCCCTCCTTACTCATTAAGTTGGAAGAGTGTTAACAGAATGTATACATatcaagaagtaaaataataGTTGAACGAGGTTTTTATGCAGTGTTTCTAGTGTTCTAGTAAGGACAaagtacatatacatacaatatatatacataagctATTAAATacaaattgtctttattttgatGATTCTGCATGAGTTTGCTACTCTTCTAGTTGCGCTTAAAATTGGAATTGCATATTATAAAGACAACTAAAATTAATGCTagtaatttagaatttaaatttttcattacttAGTATTAACTAGTAAGTAAAAACCTATCATAACAAGATGTGAGAGAGAGACCCTGCAACAAAGGAAGAACATTATAGTACTTTTAATGGTACTATTTCCTAATTTTTGGACAAGAGACCCCACATCTTCGTTTTGTACTGGGTCCTGAACCTCAGGTAGCTAGCATGGCTCTTCACTGTCCCCCTTTCCTTCTTGGAGCCCCCTTCCTTCTATAGTCTATAGCCTTTTGAGAACTTCCACTGATTTGAAGGGCACCATTGTTCTCCTAGTTCCTCTGTTGCTTCACCTGTGAAAACTAGAACAGGATCAGGACTGACTTCAAATACctcagggggatgcctgggtggctcagtggtttagcgcctgccttcagcccagggcgtgatcctggagtcccgagatctagtcccaggttgggctccctgcatggagcctgcttctccctctgctgtgtctctttaaaaaacattccATAGTAGAGGATGACAGGCCTTCTCAATCTCCTTCTAACTTTGAATTGTCTTGGAGCAGCAGCCACATGGTGCTGTTGGCTCTCCCTTTAATTTGATCAGTTCTAGCAGAAAAATACTCTAGTAGACTCAACTTTAGCTATTATCCTTGACAGCTTGGTCCCTCTTTGTCCCTTTCTGCCACTTCATGAATTGCTTAAAGCTGTGAATAGGCGGAGCAGGTGGAAAGCTCTTGTTAACAGTGGTTTCATAAAAACTCTTTAGGAAGAATCCTGTAAAACAATGCTTgggagtttgttttttgttttcaaatggtTCAAGTGAAGCAGAATCAcctcctctttaaaaaacaacacaaaacaaattttGGCAATGCATAAACATCACAccacaaaactggaaacaacaaacTTTATAGGAAACTTAAAAAGGACCAGAgtgagaattaagaaaaataaacatatgcaaTTGTATCTTCAAGAATTTTCATGGAACATTATGACGCATTAAATTATCTACATTCTCTAACAAAAATGAACTGATCTGAGAAAAAGCAgcatgaaaatattctaatgcAGTGTCGCCCaaaagaactttctgtgatgatggaaatgttccataaTCTCTGTGCTGTCAAATACAGAATTTACTAGCCCCATGAATACTCACAATAGGGCTAATgcactgaggaactgaatttttaatatagtttaaatagccacatgtggctagtgattACCAATTGGACAGCACAGTTCTAATGCCTTATGGGTCAAAATCAGTGGTTTCTTCGAGGGATTTCTCTAATGACTGCTGAGGGGTGTAGAGGGTTGGGGGTGGAAAGAGAGGAAAGCTCTTAACAGCTCTATTTAACTGCTTAAACAAGTTCTGAAATTCTCTACAGCTTTCAGAGGCAGGGGATGAGGAAAGGACTCTGGAAGACCTGAGTATGCCCTTGAACTCCTGGCCAATGCCAATGGGAGTAAAAGGCCTAGGATTTGGCTCGCTCAGACGGGAAGAGGTCTATGGTGCCACTCACAGAATCTGAGGCTTGGGCCACCTGTGTGTGGAAATCTTGGCTGTGAGGCTGGCGGGGAGGTGAAGTGCTCACTTCCGGACAGGGTTGCCAGGGCTAGAAGAGGATTTAGAAGTGGAGGGAGGACCTGAGGGCCCTTTCTGGCCACCTGGAGGCTGGACAGGCCCTTTCTTTTTGGGGATTAATGTCTTGTTCTTGCTCTTGAATACTCTGCTGGGATCCAGCTTGTTCACAAAGGAGTTGGTCTCTTCTGCAAGCAGGTTTGTGTTGTAGGTGATGGGTTTATACATGTTGAACCATTGCTGTAAGGGAGAATTGGGAGAGGTCACAATTCAAAGGAGAAGTGTGATTGTTTATGCTCTTTAGTGGGGACCCAGCGGTAGAGAGGTGGGCAGATGAGGCAAAGAGAATGAAAGTTTTTATGAAAAACTGCCTCAAAAATCTCTTAGCACTTCATTTAGATGAAAGTGATGGCACACACATTGCTTTATTAGGTCTCATAttctttacttccttccttctgatcTAGTGAGCCCTGTGTGGGATGTTAGGTCTCAGAGGATCAGTATCCTTCTAATTGTTCTGTCCGCACACCAGCCACAGGGAAGGTACAGGACAGGGGCCAGTGGCAGGCCCTGGCTAAGGGAAGCTGCCTATGCTGGTGCTCTCTTCCCCTTCCAGGCAGAGAGCATCACATTTATTGACTTCACGATGTGACTGGATGGAGCTGAGTCCCTAACTCACTGCCACTCAGTCAGAGTTCTTCCAGGCACACCTGGTCTCAAACCACACAGCATATGAGCATTATCAGGAAACCATACGTGTGCCCAGATTTGTAGTATAAATAGGgcacattcatacaatggaatattctgtatCACTAAAAAGGACAGTTTTGTATGCACTGATACGGAATGAACCCCAAGATGGAGTGTTAAGTGAAAAGAAGGTGCCCAGTGATGTGAGAAGTATAGTGTACCTGTGATTTagaaaaaaggaaccaaaaaacATACGCACACATGCTTTCCATGCAGTCAAGTACCCTgtgaaaaacataagaaaaacagaaacaatggcTGCCTCAGGGAGAGGCTGGAGAACCTGGGAATAAGATTAACTTTCTACTCTTCCTGTGTGCATGTACTGCCTATCTAAAACCAACAATCAGACCTCAGCCcccaataaaatttaattaggaAGAAAACTTCCAGGTGATTTTGAGTATCAGCCATGTTTGGGAACCATTTAGTTCAGTATAAGGTGAGGCTATCCACTTAACATGCATAGTATCATCCGCCTGGCTTAATGaaaatgcaggttcctgggccccatcccaggtCGTCTGAATCATATGGGGAATCTCAAAGCTGCAATCTGAGTGCTTCCTCAGAGATTCTGATACAGTCCACAGTTTGAGATGCTACCTGTTTCTCTCTCACCTTGGCTTGGGGGCTAATGCCATAGCTGGTGAAGGCATACTGCCACTGTGGCAGGCCTAGGTGCGTGATGAGCAGGCGATAGTAAGCGGTAAATGTATCTGTGAGAAAATGCCAGTATAATGCTCTGTCCAGGAACCAGATCTCAGTGTCTTGTGCTAATGCTGAaatagacaaaagaaagaaatgaatagatggcataatatttttctccttttatctgtAAAGCCAAACTcatgcagttaaaaaaaattccaatagtGGAAGGATGTAAAACACAAATAAGAGTTCCCTTTAACCCCTTCCAACCTCCCAGGCCCATTCTCCAGTGGCCACTGTTAGGGATTTCACAGTATTCTGGTACAAATGCCTGATCAGTCAGCCAACTGACCTGTGTGCTGGATGTTGGCCATCTGCGCACTCAGGCTGACCGTtccacagcccctgccccagtGGGGACAGACTCTGAAGGGCTCTGGATTTCTGAAGAGGTCTCCATCAGGAACCTGAAGCGTTGTAAGCAGTCGCTGTGGGGGAACCCAGACCAGCTCCTATCCTGGATCCTGCCTGTGGGACGTCTGGGCTGAATTCCAACAGGCACTGGCACAGCAGCTCCCACCTCGCACTCACTTCTGACCTTCAGGTCTTCCTCCCGCAGGCCTCGACTTCATCTCCTGTCTAATGGCTCTAATGGCTCCCCCAGTGGTTCCCACCCTCCAGACCCTTCCTCTTCCAAGACTGCCTGTGGTCACATACATTCCATCTTCATTCTGCTGGTCCTTTTCTGAACAACCTTGACTTCCCACTACCATGTCCAAACTCCTTCTAAGCTCTGCATGGGGGGAACAACTGGCCTTCTGGGTTCATCTCCTCGATGAACCAGGTAGCCCTATGATTTGAAACTGTCATTCCTTCCATATCAGTTGCATTTCCCTATGGCATAGGTTTACCATGTCTCTTTGCCTAGATGCTGCCCTTACTCTACAacccctgccaccccacccctccaTATAACCCAAGATGGGGATGAAAGGCTACTTTGCAAAGTTGgtcccttccctttctctaggGGTAAAATCTTGGTGCCTGTATCCTCTCATCTCTCGAGGCTGAGAGCTACTTGAAGAGGGCTGGGCCTTGTCCATGTCCCTAGGGTTGGGCCTTACTGCTGGGAGTCCAGGTGATAGCTGCTGCTCCAGGGCCATAGCGTTTTCCTCCTGATTTTTCATCTGAGGTCTTAGACTGGGGTCTACTCATTCAGGTTTTTAGTGTTGTTAACTTGCCTATGTATAAAAGTATACAAGAAAGATAATGCTTTTCCTGGATGCTTTTCTAAAGCATGAATGAGCCTGGTAGAAGAGTTTTAAACATAATGACtatatttcttttagtttttactaATTTTCCTACTCCCATTATTTGCAGTAACTCACAAATGATGACAACTTAAAAAGACTCCAGTGACTGGCCTAGAAGGGATGCtcagggaggagcaaaggggctTTCTGcatctttacatctttttttttttttttaaagattttatttatttattcacgagagacacgcacagagagaggcagagacacaggcagagggagaagcaggctccatgcagggagcctgacgtgggattagatcctgggtctccaggatcaggccctgggctgaaagtggtgctaaacactgagccacctgggctgccctgggtctTTACATCTTCAAGACACCTAGCCACGTCTCAGGGGTCCAGAGAGGAGTGTGCCTTTTGTTTGATGGCTGGACAGCAGGGCCATCCATGCCACACCCAACTGCAGAACCATGCTTATCAATGATTCTTACCTGGTTTCCCTGTTTTGTAGACAAGGCAAACCTTCCCATTCCCATTGCAAGGATCCAGCTCAAATATCACACTGCGGGAATCAAAGTGAGGCTTCTCTGGCTGGTTCTCACTGGCTGCAAACCCAGAAGTTAACAGTTATGTTCAAACATACTCAACTCAAATACTTACTCATCCAGCACTGctagggtgggggaggaaggggaaaaagccTGTCTCAGACATATTCTTTACTATTTCCAATGTGAGCcacattaatttctttaaaattttttatttatttcagcaagCGAGTGTGAgtgaagagaggaggagaggaagagcatCCTCAAgtcaactccctgctgagtgtgggaccctgagatcatgatgtgacctgagctgaaaccacgagttggatacttaaccgactgaaccactcagatgcTCACCAAATGAATTCTATACTCTCAATGCCCAGGATCTTATTAATGGTCTAAGCCTTCTGTCTGGGCTTCTCCATCACAGACAGACAGCATCATGGAATCTAGTGGAAGGTGACACAAGGAAAACTGAACTTGTTGAGAGTGGGAATACATAAAGGCAAAGTACTCTGGCCTGATTTTGatttaagtgttttctttttcccagatAACTGCTTTCCCCTTGTTTATAGCACTTTATGATCTTTTGATTAGAATCTCTTTTCCTTGGtctaaaatgtattatttataatatttactattaattACATTATAATTAATACTTAGCCTAGCTCAATTAGAAATACCTACCTGGCAATCAAATAGAATAATGGAGTacccagaaaaaaagagacatttttagaaatgtaagcATCAGAAACCTTTCCTGCTTCTTTCATTACAGCTACTATGTAATAAAGATTAGTATTAGTGACTGAGGGAGAGAGTTTGCAAACCTAGGAGAGG contains:
- the TPGS2 gene encoding tubulin polyglutamylase complex subunit 2 isoform X1 gives rise to the protein MSEPPGRRSAVPPARLSRRVPAPALAARGAGTRAMEETPPPGCSKPHLEKLTLGITRILESSPGVTEVTIIEKPPAERHMISSWEQKNNCMLPEDVKNFYLMTNGFHMTWSVKLDEHTIPLGSMAINSISKLTQLNQSSVYSLPNAPTLADLEDDTLEASENQPEKPHFDSRSVIFELDPCNGNGKVCLVYKTGKPALAQDTEIWFLDRALYWHFLTDTFTAYYRLLITHLGLPQWQYAFTSYGISPQAKQWFNMYKPITYNTNLLAEETNSFVNKLDPSRVFKSKNKTLIPKKKGPVQPPGGQKGPSGPPSTSKSSSSPGNPVRK
- the TPGS2 gene encoding tubulin polyglutamylase complex subunit 2 isoform X2, with product MISSWEQKNNCMLPEDVKNFYLMTNGFHMTWSVKLDEHTIPLGSMAINSISKLTQLNQSSVYSLPNAPTLADLEDDTLEASENQPEKPHFDSRSVIFELDPCNGNGKVCLVYKTGKPALAQDTEIWFLDRALYWHFLTDTFTAYYRLLITHLGLPQWQYAFTSYGISPQAKQWFNMYKPITYNTNLLAEETNSFVNKLDPSRVFKSKNKTLIPKKKGPVQPPGGQKGPSGPPSTSKSSSSPGNPVRK